In Opitutaceae bacterium TAV5, one genomic interval encodes:
- a CDS encoding LacI family transcriptional regulator gives MSSVEKTRKKLEGNNKASEEEGAWETPKRWTQRELARRLGVSQATVSRVLAKGGRHSEETRRQIMEKAGEMGYRPDPALLSLSAYRWKRRSATQESLAWFGGLPPAASGYEQLLFQAARARAEVMGYGMEYFWEYEPGYSPKRYAQIFSARGIAGVAFGPRPRPHARIELEIGRFAAVTLGRSVDWPPVDRVSVDHFQTMELCYSAVRERGFVRIGFSMTENYSERTAGLWMGAFLAQQVRHYGTGAARGVVKIPPLLDDEAHSGGRFETWFRKWRPDAIITMGEDFGCLASLRRMGVRFPEDVGVALLVVPCYVPKDFPNPGGFSGILEPVAGLAAFAVDILVGRIRNNERGIPKDRRVHLLPGAWHEGTTLR, from the coding sequence AGAAGCTGGAGGGAAACAACAAGGCGAGTGAGGAAGAAGGGGCATGGGAAACGCCGAAACGTTGGACGCAACGGGAGTTGGCGCGGCGGCTGGGCGTGAGCCAGGCAACGGTGTCACGCGTGCTGGCCAAGGGGGGCAGGCATTCGGAGGAAACGCGACGGCAGATTATGGAGAAGGCCGGGGAGATGGGTTACCGGCCTGATCCGGCGTTGTTGAGTTTGAGCGCGTATCGTTGGAAACGGCGGTCAGCGACACAGGAGTCGCTGGCATGGTTCGGAGGGTTGCCGCCGGCGGCGAGCGGTTACGAGCAGTTGTTGTTTCAAGCGGCGCGGGCGCGGGCGGAGGTTATGGGTTACGGGATGGAGTATTTTTGGGAATATGAACCGGGGTATTCACCCAAACGTTATGCGCAGATTTTTAGTGCGCGTGGAATCGCGGGGGTGGCGTTCGGGCCGCGTCCGCGACCGCACGCGCGAATCGAGCTGGAGATTGGGCGGTTCGCGGCGGTGACTTTGGGACGGAGCGTGGACTGGCCTCCCGTTGACCGCGTGTCGGTGGACCATTTCCAGACGATGGAGTTGTGCTACTCGGCGGTGCGGGAACGCGGGTTCGTACGTATCGGATTTTCAATGACGGAAAATTACAGCGAGCGCACGGCGGGGTTGTGGATGGGGGCATTCCTGGCGCAACAGGTGAGGCATTATGGGACGGGAGCGGCGCGGGGCGTGGTCAAAATCCCGCCGTTGCTGGATGACGAGGCGCATTCGGGGGGGCGGTTTGAAACGTGGTTCCGCAAGTGGAGGCCGGACGCAATCATTACAATGGGGGAGGATTTTGGGTGTCTGGCGTCACTGCGACGGATGGGGGTAAGGTTTCCTGAGGATGTGGGTGTGGCGTTGCTGGTGGTGCCGTGTTATGTCCCGAAAGATTTTCCGAATCCGGGCGGTTTTTCGGGGATTCTGGAGCCAGTGGCAGGATTGGCGGCGTTCGCCGTCGATATCCTGGTGGGCCGGATACGAAACAACGAGCGCGGAATACCGAAGGATCGCCGGGTACATCTGCTGCCAGGCGCGTGGCATGAAGGGACGACGCTGCGGTGA